From Lutra lutra chromosome 14, mLutLut1.2, whole genome shotgun sequence, a single genomic window includes:
- the LOC125084461 gene encoding zinc finger protein 235-like, whose amino-acid sequence MTKFQICWIYCEIFLCILDVSIIKELVTFKDVSGGFTEAEWGCQDPTQRKLHRAVMLENYSQLPTVSVATPGKQSKQPQNELVPVMVICYHKPSAVNKSCAGDLNENSMESLQEKGLRDLLHSGFSAG is encoded by the exons atgaCCAAGTTCCAG ATTTGTTGGATTTATTGTGAGATTTTTCTCTGCATACTTGATGTGAGCATCATTAAG GAACTAGTAACATTCAAGGATGTCTCTGGGGGCTTCACTGAGGCAGAGTGGGGCTGCCAGGACCCCACTCAGAGGAAGCTGCACCGAGctgtgatgctggagaactacAGCCAGTTACCTACAGTCTCCGTAG CTACACCTGGGAAGCAAAGCAAGCAACCACAGAATGAATTGGTCCCT GTTATGGTCATTTGCTATCACAAGCCATCTGCAGTGAATAAATCTTGCGCAG GAGACTTGAATGAAAATTCTATGGAGAGTCTTCAAGAGAAAGGACTTAGGGATCTATTACATAGTGGCTTTTCTGCTGGCTAA
- the ZNF239 gene encoding zinc finger protein 239: CYWDYILNLPGEVCRNPELDFFPLSEVGRGIFYISRNKSSVVTLQSNDYKNMANKEYLSLKVPSQMTTQDSSVTFCKNEPQDLQKSKSLFVTEESTERKVLRGESPPMDHCSENLQIKLMSDVTELVSPLVTGEANCQNGRLKESLDLIDCNCKDVCGWKSRVVSRSHQRAQTEEKPCNHYNIGKRRNHSSDGHPCEKIHTAEKLHRCSQCGKDFSEHSELLLHQRHHTEEKPYKCELCGKGFTRSSSLLIHRAVHTDEKPYKCDKCGKGFTRSSSLLIHHAVHTGEKPYKCDKCGKGFSQSSKLHIHQRVHTGEKPYECGECGMSFSQRSNLHIHQRVHTGERPYKCGECGKGFSQSSNLHIHRCIHTGEKPFQCYECGKGFSQSSDLRIHLRVHTGEKPYHCGKCGKGFSQSSKLLIHQRVHTGEKPYECSKCGKGFSQSSNLHIHQRVHRKDPIK; the protein is encoded by the coding sequence TGTTATTGGGATTATATTTTGAATCTTCCAGGAGAAGTATGCAGGAATCCTGAACtagattttttccccttatcAGAAGTAGGGAGAGGCATCTTCTATATTTCCAGAAACAAGAGCAGTGTGGTAACTCTTCAAAGTAATGATTACAAAAACATGGCGAATAAAGAATATTTGTCTTTGAAAGTCCCAAGCCAAATGACCACACAGGACTCCTCAGTGACATTCTGTAAAAATGAGCCCCAGGATCTTCAGAAAAGCAAAAGTCTATTTGTAACTGAAGAAAGCACTGAGAGAAAAGTCTTGCGGGGAGAAAGTCCTCCCATGGATCATTGTTCAGAGAACCTTCAAATTAAACTTATGTCTGATGTAACAGAACTGGTCTCACCATTGGTCACTGGTGAGGCAAATTGCCAGAATGGCCGATTGAAAGAGTCTTTGGATCTCATTGACTGTAACTGCAAAGATGTTTGTGGTTGGAAATCACGAGTGGTCAGTCGTAGTCATCAGAGAGCTCAAACAGAGGAGAAACCCTGTAACCATTACAACATTGGGAAGAGACGTAACCACAGCTCAGATGGTCATCCATGTGAGAAAATCCACACTGCAGAGAAATTACACAGGTGTAGTCAGTGTGGTAAGGACTTCAGTGAGCACTCAGAACTACTGCTTCATCAAAGGCACCACACAGAGGAAAAGCCCTACAAATGTGAGCTGTGTGGGAAGGGCTTCACGAGGAGCTCCAGTCTCCTCATCCATCGAGCAGTCCACACCGATGAGAAACCCTATAAGTGTGACAAGTGTGGGAAGGGCTTCACAAGAAGTTCGAGTCTGCTCATTCATCATGCAGTCCATACAGGCGAGAAGCCTTATAAATGTGACAAGTGTGGCAAGGGCTTTAGTCAGAGCTCCAAACTTCATATCCACCAGCGAGTgcacactggagagaagccctatgagTGTGGGGAGTGTGGTATGAGTTTCAGTCAGCGCTCCAACCTGCACATCCACCAGCGAGTCCACACTGGGGAGAGGCCCTACAAGTGTGGGGAGTGCGGGAAGGGCTTCAGTCAGAGTTCAAACCTTCACATTCACCGCTGCATACACACAGGCGAGAAGCCTTTCCAGTGCTATGAGTGTGGGAAGGGCTTCAGCCAGAGCTCTGATCTCCGCATCCATCTCAGAgtccacactggagagaagccctatCACTGTGGCAAATGTGGGAAGGGATTTAGCCAGAGTTCAAAACTCCTCATCCATCAGAGAGTGcatactggagagaagccctatgagTGCAGCAAGTGTGGGAAAGGCTTCAGCCAGAGC